One window of the Deinococcus ruber genome contains the following:
- a CDS encoding NAD-dependent epimerase/dehydratase family protein produces MRILVTGATGFLGGAAARALARSGHAVTGTGRDPQQGAALEQAGMRFLRADLKDDPAPLLQNIDAVLHCAARSTLWGHWRDFYTDNVTVSAALARACALRGIRLVHISTPSVYNAASQTRNVPESLPIGPRFDSLYARSKFLAEQEVRFYVPGAAILRPRGIYGPGDTSILPRLARALRSGRLPRLTRHEVYTELTHVQNVVHAAKLALERPAAGVFNITDGVSVPIWATLDQLADVLKVPRPTRFVPAAVVEQAARLLELAYRLAPGAPEPPITASGVRLLTRPMTLDLTRARERLGYVPVIHPEAGLNAVLEGLK; encoded by the coding sequence GCTGTCACCGGCACTGGGCGCGATCCCCAGCAGGGCGCAGCGCTGGAACAAGCGGGCATGCGCTTTCTGAGGGCCGATCTGAAAGACGATCCTGCCCCGCTGCTGCAAAACATCGACGCGGTGCTGCACTGCGCCGCCCGCTCGACCCTGTGGGGCCACTGGCGCGACTTCTACACCGACAACGTGACGGTGAGTGCGGCGCTGGCCCGTGCGTGTGCGCTGCGGGGAATTCGCCTCGTTCACATCAGCACGCCCAGCGTGTACAACGCGGCCAGCCAGACCCGCAACGTGCCGGAATCGCTGCCCATCGGCCCGCGCTTTGACAGTCTGTATGCCCGCAGCAAGTTTCTGGCCGAGCAGGAGGTGCGCTTTTACGTGCCCGGCGCGGCCATTTTGCGGCCACGCGGCATCTACGGCCCCGGCGATACCAGCATTCTGCCCCGACTGGCGCGGGCGCTCCGCAGCGGGCGGCTGCCACGCCTGACCCGCCACGAGGTATATACCGAGCTGACACACGTGCAGAACGTCGTTCATGCGGCAAAGCTGGCGCTGGAGCGGCCCGCAGCGGGCGTGTTCAACATCACCGACGGCGTGAGCGTGCCGATCTGGGCCACCCTCGACCAGCTCGCAGACGTGCTGAAGGTGCCGCGCCCCACGCGCTTCGTTCCGGCGGCAGTGGTGGAACAGGCCGCCCGCCTGCTGGAACTCGCGTACCGCCTCGCGCCCGGCGCACCCGAACCGCCCATCACGGCCAGCGGCGTGCGGCTGCTGACCCGCCCCATGACGCTCGACCTGACCCGCGCCCGTGAGCGGCTGGGCTACGTGCCAGTCATTCACCCAGAAGCCGGGCTGAACGCCGTGCTGGAAGGGCTGAAATGA
- a CDS encoding MBL fold metallo-hydrolase has translation MTAVRVVPLSAGECLNVAALTERGAAWRVRAYPAGFALLLHPTHGPVLFDTGYSPRVRTLMRRWPGMLYGLITPVRLKAHQTALARLARLGILASDVKHLIVSHLHADHVGALREFPAATFHLDAGAYPPLRGLKGVRAVRRAFLPELLPPDFEARSRELEYRAAPPEFAPFGHVADVFGDGSVYALPVPGHAPGMIALIVRTHETAALDGDGAGLTLLASDAAWSVRALREGGEVHPLARVAFWDAAQEQRSRDALKRWLAAHPQARVIVSHDVPETEHHA, from the coding sequence ATGACGGCGGTTCGGGTGGTTCCCCTGAGCGCGGGCGAGTGCCTGAATGTCGCCGCCCTGACCGAACGGGGCGCGGCGTGGCGGGTGCGGGCGTATCCGGCGGGATTTGCGCTGCTGCTGCACCCCACACACGGCCCGGTGCTGTTCGACACCGGGTATAGCCCGCGAGTCCGTACCCTGATGCGGCGCTGGCCCGGCATGCTGTACGGCCTGATTACCCCGGTGCGGCTGAAGGCCCATCAGACCGCGCTGGCACGGCTGGCGCGGCTGGGTATCCTGGCGAGCGACGTGAAGCACCTGATCGTATCGCACCTGCATGCCGACCACGTGGGAGCGCTGCGCGAGTTTCCGGCGGCGACCTTTCATCTGGATGCGGGCGCGTATCCGCCCCTGCGCGGCCTGAAGGGAGTGCGGGCCGTGCGCCGCGCCTTCCTGCCAGAGCTGCTCCCGCCCGATTTCGAGGCCAGAAGCCGTGAACTGGAGTACCGCGCCGCGCCGCCGGAATTTGCCCCCTTCGGGCACGTGGCCGACGTGTTCGGAGACGGCAGCGTGTACGCCCTGCCCGTGCCCGGTCACGCCCCCGGCATGATCGCCCTGATCGTTCGCACGCACGAAACTGCCGCGCTGGACGGCGACGGTGCGGGCCTGACGCTGCTCGCCAGCGACGCCGCGTGGTCGGTGCGGGCGCTACGCGAAGGCGGCGAGGTACACCCACTGGCACGGGTGGCCTTCTGGGACGCCGCGCAGGAACAACGCAGCCGCGACGCGCTGAAACGCTGGCTGGCCGCCCATCCACAGGCGCGGGTGATCGTCAGTCACGATGTTCCAGAAACGGAGCACCATGCTTGA
- a CDS encoding F390 synthetase-related protein — MLDRLTVLAHALGEGRWMFRERAALERHQERLAAEHLRWVAAHSPYTAERFQQSTLSVGQWRDLPPISKPEMMGNFDRLNTAGLPLKTVLEVARRAEVTRDFTPTLSTPSGEMTVGLSSGTSGTQGVFLVSRAERLQWAGAVLRWLLPPPWPASLLKRQRVAFVLRAEGQLYRSVSGSRLQFQFLDLLRPVPELAADLSAAHPTLLAGPPSVLRALLDAGADAHPARVVSVAEVLEDDDRAALEAGFGPVVQVYQATEGLLALPCPHGHLHLNEAHVHFDFEALPGGYQRPIITDLRRRAQPMIRHRLDDVLLLAEGGGCTCGLASRRIERVVGRQDDALNLPSSAGTRLTVWPDFVRAAMNTAAGLREYRAEQTDAAHLQLSLEPDTVSTRTAAARELRAALDRLGVGAVTLSFSPLLADPLGTKRRRVRQRWTPSRPHGAD; from the coding sequence ATGCTTGACCGCCTGACCGTGCTGGCCCACGCGCTGGGCGAGGGCCGCTGGATGTTCCGCGAGCGGGCGGCGCTGGAGCGGCATCAGGAGCGCCTCGCCGCCGAACATCTGCGCTGGGTGGCGGCCCACAGCCCGTATACCGCCGAGCGCTTCCAGCAATCAACCCTGAGCGTGGGGCAGTGGCGCGACCTGCCGCCCATTTCCAAACCCGAGATGATGGGAAACTTCGACCGCCTGAACACCGCTGGCCTGCCCCTGAAGACCGTGCTGGAGGTGGCCCGCCGCGCCGAAGTCACCCGCGATTTCACGCCCACGCTGTCCACCCCCAGCGGCGAGATGACGGTGGGCCTGTCGAGCGGCACCAGCGGCACCCAAGGCGTCTTTCTGGTCAGCCGGGCCGAGCGCTTGCAGTGGGCGGGCGCGGTGCTCCGCTGGCTGCTACCCCCGCCCTGGCCTGCCAGCCTGCTGAAGCGGCAGCGCGTGGCCTTCGTGCTGCGGGCCGAGGGGCAGCTTTACCGCAGCGTGTCGGGGTCGCGGCTCCAGTTTCAGTTTCTGGATCTGCTGCGTCCCGTCCCCGAGCTGGCCGCCGACCTCAGCGCCGCGCACCCGACGCTGCTGGCTGGCCCGCCCAGCGTGCTGCGTGCCCTGCTGGACGCCGGAGCCGACGCGCACCCGGCGAGGGTGGTGAGCGTGGCCGAGGTGCTGGAAGACGATGACCGCGCCGCGCTGGAGGCAGGTTTCGGCCCGGTGGTGCAGGTGTATCAGGCCACCGAAGGGCTGCTGGCTCTCCCCTGCCCGCACGGACATCTACACCTGAACGAAGCGCACGTCCACTTCGACTTCGAAGCGCTGCCGGGCGGCTACCAGCGCCCCATCATCACCGATCTGCGCCGCCGCGCCCAGCCGATGATCCGCCACCGACTCGACGACGTGCTGCTGCTGGCCGAGGGGGGCGGCTGCACCTGCGGGCTGGCGTCGCGCCGGATCGAGCGCGTGGTGGGGCGGCAGGACGACGCGCTGAACCTGCCCAGCAGTGCCGGAACGCGGCTGACCGTCTGGCCGGATTTCGTGCGGGCCGCCATGAACACCGCCGCAGGGCTGCGCGAATACCGCGCCGAACAGACCGACGCCGCGCACCTTCAGCTTTCGCTGGAACCCGATACCGTCAGCACCCGCACCGCCGCCGCCCGCGAACTCCGGGCCGCGCTGGACAGGCTGGGCGTGGGCGCAGTCACGCTCTCCTTCAGTCCGCTGCTGGCCGACCCACTGGGTACCAAGCGCCGCCGGGTCCGGCAACGTTGGACACCGAGCCGCCCACATGGAGCAGACTGA
- a CDS encoding 3-oxoacyl-ACP synthase III family protein: MTFSPLAFRLLSTAQALPRRVVPTAEVAALCGVPADLAAARSGVQERRWLSGEETALTLGAQAARDALHAAHLEPQQIDVLLNASGTQLQPIPDGAALLARELGWSGNAAYSLHGTCLSFLLALHHAALLIGAGQARHVLIVSSEAGSLGLNFAHAESSLLIGDGAAAVVLGPAERPGQGLHAARFETYPEGADHTRIRAGGSLLNNRSPQIQDDDYLFEMQGLGVLKLASRVVPGFLERLRPGLSSGLPGIGRVVPHQASAAGLALMRRYGWPEDRVEVTLPHLGNVIAASVPLTLHQASTQGRAEEGETLLLVGTGAGLTAGGLIWQL; encoded by the coding sequence ATGACGTTTTCCCCGCTGGCGTTTCGGCTGCTTTCTACGGCCCAGGCCCTGCCCCGCCGGGTGGTGCCGACGGCAGAGGTGGCCGCACTCTGCGGCGTGCCTGCCGACCTCGCCGCCGCGCGTTCGGGCGTGCAGGAACGGCGCTGGCTGTCGGGGGAGGAAACCGCGCTGACGCTGGGCGCTCAGGCCGCCCGCGACGCCCTGCACGCCGCGCATCTCGAACCGCAGCAGATCGACGTGCTGCTGAACGCCAGCGGCACCCAGCTTCAGCCGATTCCCGACGGCGCGGCGCTGCTGGCCCGCGAACTCGGCTGGAGCGGAAACGCGGCCTACAGTCTGCACGGCACCTGCCTGAGTTTCCTGCTGGCGCTGCATCATGCCGCCCTGCTGATCGGGGCGGGGCAGGCGCGGCACGTGCTGATCGTCAGCAGCGAGGCGGGCAGCCTGGGCCTGAATTTCGCCCACGCCGAGAGCAGTCTGCTGATCGGAGACGGCGCGGCGGCGGTGGTGCTGGGGCCAGCCGAGCGGCCCGGCCAGGGGCTGCACGCCGCCCGCTTCGAAACCTACCCGGAAGGCGCAGACCACACCCGCATCCGCGCCGGGGGCAGCCTGCTGAACAACCGCTCGCCGCAGATTCAGGACGACGATTACCTGTTCGAGATGCAGGGGCTGGGCGTGCTGAAACTGGCGAGCCGGGTGGTGCCGGGCTTTCTGGAGCGCCTGCGACCCGGCCTAAGCAGCGGCCTTCCGGGTATCGGGCGCGTCGTGCCGCACCAGGCCAGCGCGGCGGGTCTGGCCCTGATGCGGCGCTACGGCTGGCCCGAAGACCGCGTGGAAGTGACGCTGCCACACCTGGGCAACGTGATCGCCGCCAGCGTCCCGCTCACGCTGCATCAGGCGAGCACACAGGGCCGCGCCGAGGAAGGCGAAACCCTGCTGCTAGTGGGCACGGGCGCAGGACTGACAGCGGGCGGACTGATCTGGCAGCTGTAA
- the map gene encoding type I methionyl aminopeptidase yields MTINTEADLKGMQRAGHVVAETLRTLKAAIRPGVTPAALDALAGTVFGQYGAESAPRMTYNAPVNVFISVNDDIVHGLPTQRPLAAGDVVSIDVTPFVDGYIADAAVTVAVPPASPVVMRLIECAEVAFHAGMKEARAGQPVHAIGEAVEREVRRRGFTVLRELFGHGVGRAIHEEPNVPNYYRAKDSRKLHEGLVIAVEPMVSTGRSHRVRTLRDGWTLSTTDGGLAAHFEHTIMITRNSPVILTA; encoded by the coding sequence ATGACCATCAATACCGAGGCCGACCTGAAGGGGATGCAGCGAGCAGGACACGTGGTTGCCGAGACGCTCCGTACCCTGAAGGCGGCCATCCGTCCGGGCGTGACCCCTGCCGCACTCGACGCCCTCGCGGGCACGGTCTTCGGGCAGTACGGAGCCGAATCTGCGCCCCGCATGACGTATAACGCGCCCGTCAACGTCTTCATCAGCGTGAACGACGACATCGTGCATGGCCTTCCGACCCAGCGCCCCCTGGCTGCCGGTGACGTGGTGAGCATCGATGTCACGCCCTTTGTCGACGGCTACATTGCCGACGCGGCGGTGACGGTGGCGGTTCCTCCGGCGTCGCCCGTGGTCATGCGCCTGATCGAATGCGCCGAGGTGGCCTTCCACGCGGGCATGAAGGAGGCCAGGGCCGGACAGCCTGTTCACGCGATTGGAGAGGCGGTCGAACGCGAGGTCAGGCGGCGCGGCTTCACGGTGCTGCGCGAACTGTTCGGGCATGGCGTGGGCCGCGCCATCCACGAGGAACCCAATGTGCCCAACTATTACCGCGCCAAAGACAGCCGCAAGCTGCACGAAGGGCTGGTCATCGCCGTCGAACCGATGGTATCGACCGGGCGCTCACACCGCGTCAGGACGCTGCGCGACGGCTGGACGCTGAGTACCACAGACGGCGGTCTGGCAGCCCACTTCGAGCACACCATCATGATTACCAGGAACAGCCCGGTGATTCTGACGGCCTGA
- a CDS encoding DUF1572 family protein gives MQGNELGELYLSDLRTRLRGVKALGEGALKQLHEPEWHAVLSAGGNSAAVTVQHLSGNMHSRWGALQHGYRAGQDGEQATRNRDAEFEEGQQTGAQLWAIWEAGWTVFLEALDALTSADLTRTLRIRGETHTVLEALQRQVAHYSGHVYQLVFLVKTLRGPDWHTLSIARGQSAAFNAAMHKQQQP, from the coding sequence ATGCAGGGAAATGAACTGGGCGAACTGTACCTGTCAGATCTGCGAACCCGTCTGCGCGGCGTCAAGGCGCTGGGCGAAGGTGCCCTGAAGCAGCTGCACGAGCCGGAGTGGCACGCGGTTCTGTCGGCTGGGGGCAACTCTGCCGCCGTTACCGTGCAGCACCTGAGCGGCAACATGCACTCGCGCTGGGGCGCACTTCAGCATGGCTACCGCGCAGGGCAGGACGGCGAGCAGGCCACGCGCAACCGCGACGCCGAATTCGAGGAGGGCCAGCAGACGGGCGCACAGCTGTGGGCCATCTGGGAGGCCGGGTGGACGGTCTTTCTGGAGGCCCTTGACGCCCTGACCTCCGCCGACCTGACCCGCACCCTCCGCATCCGGGGCGAGACACATACCGTGCTGGAAGCCCTTCAGCGGCAGGTGGCGCACTACAGCGGCCACGTCTATCAGCTGGTTTTTCTGGTCAAGACCCTGCGCGGCCCCGACTGGCACACCCTCTCGATTGCACGCGGGCAGTCGGCGGCCTTCAATGCGGCCATGCACAAACAACAGCAGCCCTGA
- the aroA gene encoding 3-phosphoshikimate 1-carboxyvinyltransferase: MTTPASHSAPHADGMPDSFDVVVHPARELRGTLRAQPSKNYTTRYLLAAALTAGEVRVVGVATSEDAGAMLRCLEAWGAGVELIGDDAVIRGFGAKPHAGVTLNPGNAGAVARFLMGVSVLTTGTRFVTDYPDSLGKRPQGDLLEALSRLGAQVSSEDGRFPIALSGPVRGGPLEVSAEKSSQYASALMFLAPLLPAGLDLHLTGDIKSHAPLRQTLDTLSAFGIRATASSDLARISIPGAQTYQASRIMVPGDYPGSAAILAAAAILPGEVRLSNLRENDLQGEREAVNVLREMGADIVRTGDSLTVRGGQPLRAVTRDSDGFTDAVQALTAAAAFAEGQTTWENVYTLRLKECDRISDTRRELEKLGFTASETNDSLSIVGAASVAGGVTADGHGDHRMIMLLTLIGLRATSPVRITGAHHIRKSYPMFFRHLEELGASFEYVAATRD; this comes from the coding sequence ATGACCACGCCTGCTTCCCACTCCGCGCCTCACGCCGACGGTATGCCCGACAGCTTCGATGTGGTGGTGCATCCGGCCCGCGAGTTGCGCGGTACGCTGCGTGCCCAGCCCAGCAAGAACTACACCACCCGCTACCTGCTGGCCGCCGCCCTGACTGCGGGCGAGGTGCGCGTGGTGGGCGTGGCGACCAGCGAAGACGCCGGGGCGATGCTGCGCTGCCTGGAAGCCTGGGGCGCGGGCGTCGAACTCATCGGAGACGACGCGGTCATTCGCGGCTTCGGCGCAAAACCACACGCGGGCGTGACCCTGAATCCCGGCAACGCGGGCGCGGTGGCACGCTTCCTGATGGGCGTGTCTGTGCTGACCACCGGCACCCGCTTCGTTACCGATTACCCCGACTCGCTGGGCAAGCGGCCCCAGGGCGACCTGCTCGAAGCCCTGTCGCGGCTGGGCGCACAGGTCAGCAGCGAAGACGGCAGATTTCCCATTGCGCTGTCTGGCCCGGTGCGCGGCGGCCCGCTGGAAGTCTCAGCGGAAAAGTCCAGCCAGTACGCCTCGGCGCTGATGTTTCTGGCTCCGCTGCTGCCCGCTGGCCTCGACCTGCACCTGACCGGCGACATCAAAAGTCATGCCCCGCTGCGCCAGACGCTCGACACGCTCAGCGCCTTTGGCATTCGGGCCACTGCCAGCAGCGATCTTGCACGCATCAGCATTCCCGGCGCTCAGACGTATCAGGCCAGCCGCATCATGGTGCCCGGCGATTACCCCGGTTCGGCGGCGATTCTGGCGGCAGCCGCCATCCTGCCCGGAGAAGTCCGGCTTTCGAACCTGCGCGAGAACGATCTTCAGGGCGAACGCGAGGCCGTGAATGTGCTGCGCGAGATGGGGGCCGACATCGTGCGGACGGGCGACAGCCTGACGGTGCGCGGAGGTCAGCCGCTGCGAGCCGTAACCCGCGACAGCGACGGCTTTACCGATGCGGTGCAGGCCCTGACCGCCGCCGCCGCGTTTGCCGAGGGCCAGACCACCTGGGAAAACGTCTACACCCTGCGCCTGAAGGAGTGCGACCGCATTTCAGATACCCGCCGCGAACTGGAGAAACTGGGTTTCACGGCGTCCGAGACGAACGACAGCCTGAGCATCGTGGGCGCGGCGAGCGTGGCGGGCGGCGTCACTGCCGATGGACACGGCGACCACCGCATGATCATGCTGCTGACCCTGATCGGGCTGCGGGCCACTTCGCCCGTTCGCATCACCGGAGCGCACCACATCCGCAAGAGCTACCCGATGTTTTTCCGCCATCTGGAAGAATTGGGTGCAAGCTTTGAGTATGTGGCCGCCACGCGGGACTGA
- a CDS encoding PQQ-dependent sugar dehydrogenase, whose translation MIFNFTRSRACTLLGLALLSCSPAAQAADDSLVSSLKVPAGFKVSLYTGGLKNPRLMAVAPNGDLFVSDQGAGRVYVFPDRNKDGKPDSQQTFADGLNQPHGLAFHGDFLYVATTDAVLRFAYRSGDLKATGGPSKLVDLPTGGGHSTRTVVFGPDNRMYVASGSSCNVCEESDPKRASVWVYDADGKNGQLFSSGLRNAVGLAWKDGVLYASNNGRDNLGDNIPPESFYRLKAGGFYGWPYCYTLNGTQVYDKDFGRKTAATCQNATAAFATVTAHSAPLGINFYSGKAFPAGYQGMLFAALHGSWNRSQRSGDKVVMIDPQSGKVSDFVTGFLDGQTSRGRPAGVVSAPDGSLLITDDQTGSIYRVSYGN comes from the coding sequence ATGATCTTCAACTTCACCCGTTCGCGGGCCTGTACGCTGCTGGGCCTCGCGCTGCTGTCCTGTTCGCCTGCTGCCCAGGCGGCAGACGATTCGCTGGTGTCCAGCCTGAAAGTACCCGCCGGGTTCAAGGTCAGCCTGTATACCGGCGGCCTGAAAAATCCGCGCCTGATGGCCGTGGCCCCCAACGGCGACCTGTTCGTAAGCGATCAGGGAGCAGGCCGCGTATACGTGTTTCCAGACCGCAACAAGGACGGCAAGCCCGACAGCCAGCAGACCTTCGCAGACGGCCTGAACCAGCCGCACGGTCTGGCCTTTCACGGCGACTTCCTGTATGTGGCGACCACCGACGCCGTGCTGCGCTTTGCCTACAGGAGCGGCGACCTGAAGGCGACGGGCGGCCCCAGCAAACTGGTCGATCTGCCGACGGGCGGCGGCCACAGCACCCGCACCGTCGTCTTTGGCCCCGACAACCGCATGTATGTGGCGTCGGGCAGCAGTTGCAACGTGTGCGAGGAAAGCGATCCCAAACGCGCCTCGGTGTGGGTCTACGACGCCGACGGCAAGAACGGCCAGCTGTTCTCCAGCGGGCTTCGCAACGCGGTGGGTCTGGCCTGGAAAGACGGCGTGCTGTACGCCAGCAACAACGGGCGCGACAATCTGGGCGACAACATTCCGCCGGAGAGTTTCTACAGGCTCAAGGCGGGCGGCTTCTACGGCTGGCCCTACTGCTACACCCTGAACGGAACCCAGGTCTACGACAAGGATTTCGGGCGCAAAACCGCAGCGACCTGCCAGAATGCCACCGCTGCCTTTGCCACCGTCACCGCCCACAGCGCCCCGCTGGGCATCAATTTCTACAGCGGCAAGGCGTTTCCCGCCGGATATCAGGGCATGCTGTTTGCCGCGCTGCACGGCTCGTGGAACCGCTCGCAGCGCAGCGGTGACAAGGTGGTGATGATCGACCCTCAGAGCGGCAAGGTCAGCGATTTCGTCACGGGCTTTCTGGACGGACAGACCAGCCGGGGCCGCCCCGCTGGCGTCGTCAGCGCCCCCGACGGCTCGCTGCTGATTACCGACGACCAGACCGGCAGCATCTACCGCGTCAGCTACGGCAACTGA
- the purU gene encoding formyltetrahydrofolate deformylase: MTLDARLTPTRTPENTARLTISCPDKRGIVAAVSQFLHNHGANIIHSDQHSTDPEGGQFFMRMEFYLEGLDLARGAFERAFAAVVAEPFAMDWRIWYSDQPKRMGILVSQYDHCFLDLLWRWRRGELDVEIPVIISNHEALRADAEMFGLPFHVIAVSKDTKAQAEAEQLALLQGKVDFVVLARYMQILSGDFLQGVGVPVINIHHSFLPAFVGANPYRAAFKRGVKLVGATAHYVTEELDAGPIIEQDVARVTHRETPETLMRLGRDVERQVLARAVKAHVEDRVLVHGNKTMVF; encoded by the coding sequence ATGACGCTGGACGCCCGCCTGACTCCTACCCGCACGCCCGAGAACACTGCCCGCCTCACCATCTCCTGCCCTGACAAACGCGGCATCGTGGCGGCGGTGTCGCAGTTTCTGCACAATCACGGGGCCAACATCATCCACAGCGACCAGCATTCCACCGACCCCGAGGGCGGCCAGTTCTTCATGCGGATGGAGTTTTATCTGGAAGGGCTTGACCTGGCACGCGGAGCCTTCGAGCGGGCGTTCGCGGCGGTGGTGGCCGAGCCCTTTGCGATGGATTGGCGCATCTGGTACAGCGATCAGCCCAAGCGCATGGGCATTCTGGTCAGCCAGTACGACCACTGCTTCCTCGATCTGCTGTGGCGCTGGCGGCGCGGCGAGCTGGACGTGGAAATTCCGGTCATCATCAGCAATCACGAGGCGCTGCGGGCCGACGCCGAGATGTTCGGCCTCCCCTTTCACGTGATTGCGGTCAGCAAGGACACCAAGGCCCAGGCCGAAGCCGAGCAACTGGCGCTGCTTCAGGGCAAGGTCGATTTCGTGGTGCTGGCGCGGTACATGCAGATTCTGTCGGGCGACTTTCTTCAGGGGGTCGGCGTGCCAGTCATCAATATTCATCACTCGTTTCTGCCCGCCTTCGTCGGAGCCAATCCGTACCGGGCCGCCTTCAAGCGCGGCGTAAAATTGGTGGGTGCCACCGCCCACTACGTCACCGAGGAGCTGGACGCCGGGCCGATCATCGAACAGGACGTGGCGCGGGTCACGCACCGTGAAACGCCCGAAACCCTGATGCGGCTGGGCCGCGATGTAGAGCGGCAGGTGCTGGCCCGCGCCGTCAAAGCCCATGTCGAAGACCGCGTGCTGGTTCACGGCAACAAGACGATGGTGTTTTAA
- a CDS encoding YrdB family protein — MLKAVLLTLAFALELVMLAAVASWGLRSGTTTAVRLLLGIGAPVAFAVVWGLFMAPRAAFPLAAPAHLALELLLYGLAALGLATTSRPGLAALFLGVALVVTLLVRALRLDTP, encoded by the coding sequence ATGTTGAAAGCAGTTCTGTTGACGCTGGCGTTTGCACTCGAACTGGTGATGCTTGCTGCCGTGGCGTCGTGGGGCCTGAGAAGCGGAACGACGACTGCCGTGCGGCTGCTGCTCGGCATCGGTGCGCCCGTGGCGTTTGCCGTGGTGTGGGGCCTGTTTATGGCACCCCGCGCAGCTTTCCCGCTGGCCGCTCCAGCACACCTGGCCCTCGAACTGCTGCTGTACGGCCTCGCCGCTCTGGGTCTGGCAACCACGTCTCGTCCGGGGCTGGCCGCGCTGTTTCTGGGGGTTGCCCTTGTCGTGACGCTGCTGGTGCGTGCGCTACGTCTCGATACTCCCTGA
- the argF gene encoding ornithine carbamoyltransferase encodes MTVQAAPTLLTPETLPAPVLAGRDFLSNLDMTSSELRAVLDTAASMKRGEWRSVKPLAGLSLALVFEKASLRTRTTFDVGMYQLGGHAITLSNQEIGLGKRERVSDVARNLERWVDGIMARVYLQQTLTELADHAAIPVINGLSDMLHPVQLLADYQTIEEELGDASGKRVVYIGDGNNLANSHIHMGVLTGSHVTIVTPVGYEPNGAVLLDAVRRGAEVTLTNDLAAIDGADVLYTDVWISMGQEDQAELRRKAFQGYQVTPAMLDRLAPHGIFLHCLPAHYGEETVPEATEHPKSRVFDQAENRLHAQKALLYHLMGELKPRW; translated from the coding sequence ATGACCGTTCAAGCCGCGCCCACCCTGCTGACGCCTGAAACACTGCCTGCCCCGGTGCTGGCTGGGCGTGATTTTTTATCCAACCTCGACATGACCAGCAGCGAACTGCGGGCCGTGCTCGACACCGCCGCCAGCATGAAACGCGGCGAGTGGCGAAGCGTCAAGCCGCTGGCAGGTCTGTCGCTGGCGCTGGTCTTCGAGAAGGCGAGCCTGAGAACGCGCACGACCTTCGACGTGGGCATGTATCAGCTCGGCGGGCACGCCATCACGCTGTCGAATCAGGAGATCGGGCTGGGCAAGCGCGAGCGCGTCTCGGACGTGGCACGCAATCTGGAGCGCTGGGTCGACGGCATCATGGCGCGGGTGTACCTGCAACAGACGCTCACCGAACTGGCCGACCACGCCGCCATCCCGGTCATCAACGGTCTGTCAGACATGCTGCATCCGGTGCAGCTTCTGGCCGACTATCAGACCATCGAGGAAGAGCTGGGAGACGCCAGTGGCAAGCGCGTGGTGTACATCGGTGACGGCAACAACCTCGCCAACAGCCACATCCATATGGGCGTCCTGACCGGCTCGCACGTCACCATCGTGACCCCGGTGGGCTACGAACCCAACGGCGCCGTGCTGCTCGACGCGGTGCGGCGCGGCGCAGAAGTCACGCTCACCAACGACCTCGCGGCCATCGACGGAGCCGACGTGCTGTACACCGATGTCTGGATTTCGATGGGGCAGGAAGATCAGGCCGAGCTGCGGCGCAAGGCCTTTCAGGGCTATCAGGTCACGCCCGCCATGCTCGACCGACTCGCGCCGCACGGCATCTTTCTGCACTGCCTCCCCGCCCACTACGGCGAGGAAACCGTGCCGGAAGCCACTGAACACCCCAAGAGCCGGGTCTTCGACCAGGCCGAAAACCGCCTGCACGCTCAGAAAGCCCTGCTGTATCACCTGATGGGTGAGCTGAAGCCGAGGTGGTGA